The Candidatus Latescibacterota bacterium genome has a window encoding:
- a CDS encoding HNH endonuclease encodes MAITDKTRKLLWGRAGNRCALCRCELVVDKTDADEESVVGEECHIVSPKPSGPRHRANYPVEKFDLVENLMLLCRVHHKVVDDQVETYTEQLLRDLRKNHEQWVSARLEESPIEVTPRIRRIPDNIPEFLERLETGRGLIEVVQGAYASSFDHEELESAEEVQLVGGFLQELHDWAETWPDLEPVHKTKATYNLSQSLRGLEAKGFFVFGAKEVQQLESGQGPASPWPLAIIRVLRNSSPTISIVEKREDSSS; translated from the coding sequence ATGGCGATAACCGACAAAACCCGAAAGTTACTCTGGGGACGTGCAGGTAATCGCTGTGCATTGTGCCGCTGCGAACTTGTCGTTGACAAGACTGACGCGGATGAAGAATCCGTTGTTGGGGAGGAATGCCATATCGTTTCCCCAAAGCCGAGCGGGCCTAGGCACAGAGCCAATTATCCTGTTGAGAAATTCGATTTGGTTGAAAACCTCATGCTCCTTTGTAGAGTTCATCACAAGGTCGTCGACGATCAAGTCGAGACCTACACCGAGCAACTATTGCGAGACCTTCGAAAGAACCATGAGCAATGGGTATCGGCGCGATTGGAGGAATCTCCAATCGAAGTTACTCCTCGCATACGGCGAATTCCGGATAATATTCCTGAGTTCTTGGAGCGGTTGGAGACGGGCCGTGGATTGATCGAGGTCGTACAGGGCGCTTACGCGAGTTCGTTCGATCATGAAGAGCTTGAGTCTGCTGAAGAGGTCCAGCTTGTTGGTGGTTTCTTGCAGGAATTGCATGACTGGGCGGAAACATGGCCTGATCTTGAACCAGTTCATAAGACCAAAGCCACATATAATCTGTCGCAATCGCTGAGAGGCTTGGAAGCGAAAGGGTTTTTCGTTTTTGGAGCAAAGGAGGTGCAACAGCTAGAGAGCGGCCAAGGGCCTGCTTCCCCCTGGCCCTTGGCGATCATTCGGGTTCTCCGCAACAGCAGCCCTACTATTAGCATCGTTGAAAAGCGAGAGGACTCAAGCAGCTAG
- a CDS encoding protein kinase, with the protein MKPSECLEGLSLHGGWKVKSIIRRLPNSTGGHFSIGYLVEDSTGREAFLKALDFSGAFQSPDPPRKLQAMTTAYNFERDLLAKCENRSLRRIVTPISDGTVNAPGNHGLLGNVPYLIFDLASGDLRGTVQKLGAFDLAWSLRTLHQTTIGLRQLHSVGIAHQDLKPSNVLLFADSGAKVADLGRASDIAASSETDRFPIPGDVGYAPPEQTYGWRLSSDFYHRYIADLYHLGSMLFFLTCGISATHALHHKISVAQNKSFTRTDFLRDLPYIENAFVEILVDLRSTISPYAQDLTDEIVLIAEQLCQPDPRRRGDSKVRSTLKPQHDLQSYVSRFDRLARRTELRFK; encoded by the coding sequence GTGAAACCTTCCGAATGCCTAGAAGGACTCAGCCTACATGGCGGATGGAAAGTGAAGTCTATTATTCGCCGGTTACCGAACAGTACAGGAGGCCATTTCTCCATAGGATATCTTGTGGAGGACAGCACAGGCAGAGAAGCTTTCTTGAAGGCATTAGATTTTTCCGGAGCATTTCAAAGCCCGGATCCTCCGCGAAAACTCCAAGCCATGACAACAGCATATAACTTTGAGCGAGATCTACTCGCGAAGTGCGAGAATCGGTCGCTCCGACGAATCGTGACTCCAATATCAGACGGGACCGTGAATGCCCCAGGCAATCACGGTCTTTTAGGAAATGTGCCATATTTGATCTTCGACTTGGCCTCTGGAGACCTTCGCGGCACCGTTCAAAAACTCGGAGCTTTTGACCTCGCATGGTCACTGCGAACTCTTCACCAAACAACAATCGGACTTAGACAGCTTCATTCTGTTGGCATTGCTCATCAGGACTTAAAACCCTCCAATGTCTTACTTTTTGCTGACTCAGGGGCAAAGGTAGCTGACCTGGGTAGAGCCTCGGATATTGCTGCAAGTTCTGAAACCGACCGGTTTCCTATCCCCGGTGATGTCGGATATGCACCCCCAGAGCAAACCTACGGATGGCGTTTATCTTCCGATTTCTATCACCGTTACATTGCCGATTTGTATCATCTTGGCAGCATGTTGTTCTTTCTGACCTGTGGCATCTCGGCAACCCATGCTCTGCACCATAAGATTTCTGTGGCTCAAAATAAATCTTTCACTCGAACTGACTTCCTCAGGGATTTACCTTATATCGAAAATGCCTTTGTAGAAATTCTAGTCGATCTGCGGTCCACCATCTCTCCCTACGCCCAGGATCTCACTGACGAGATCGTTCTTATCGCCGAACAGCTTTGCCAGCCAGATCCCCGCAGACGAGGAGATTCGAAAGTCCGATCTACGTTAAAACCACAGCACGACCTCCAGTCGTATGTCTCAAGATTCGATCGCTTAGCGCGACGAACAGAATTGAGATTCAAATGA